One Drosophila kikkawai strain 14028-0561.14 chromosome 3L, DkikHiC1v2, whole genome shotgun sequence genomic window carries:
- the a10 gene encoding putative odorant-binding protein A10 isoform X1 produces the protein MGRSSLRLVMWNASVALALMCTVLCRVEGMPHPPATSSAPMVEAPYDNKFDNVDLDEILNQERLLINYIKCLEGTGPCTPDGRMLKEILPDAIMTDCTKCTEKQRYGAEKVTTHLIDNRPTDWERLEKIYDPEGTYRIKYQKMKASAAEQASVSS, from the exons ATGGGACGCTCCAGCCTCCGTTTGGTCATGTGGAACGCATCTGTGGCCTTGGCACTGATGTGCACGGTGCTCTGCCGCGTGGAAGGAATGCCTCATCCCCCGGCCACCTCCTCAGCGCCGATGGTAGAGGCGCCCTACGACAACAAGTTCGACAACGTGGACCTGGATGAGATCCTGAACCAAGAGCGGCTCCTGATCAACTATATCAAGTGTTTGGAGGGCACAGGTCCCTGTACGCCCGATGGCAGGATGCTGAAGG AAATCCTACCCGATGCCATCATGACCGACTGCACCAAATGTACGGAGAAGCAGCGTTACGGGGCCGAGAAGGTAACCACCCATCTCATTGACAACCGACCAACGGACTGGGAGCGACTGGAGAAGATCTACGATCCGGAGGGAACCTATCGCATCAAGTACCAGAAGATGAAGGCTAGTGCCGCTGAACAAGCTTCAGTTTCATCATAA
- the a10 gene encoding putative odorant-binding protein A10 isoform X2, with protein MWNASVALALMCTVLCRVEGMPHPPATSSAPMVEAPYDNKFDNVDLDEILNQERLLINYIKCLEGTGPCTPDGRMLKEILPDAIMTDCTKCTEKQRYGAEKVTTHLIDNRPTDWERLEKIYDPEGTYRIKYQKMKASAAEQASVSS; from the exons ATGTGGAACGCATCTGTGGCCTTGGCACTGATGTGCACGGTGCTCTGCCGCGTGGAAGGAATGCCTCATCCCCCGGCCACCTCCTCAGCGCCGATGGTAGAGGCGCCCTACGACAACAAGTTCGACAACGTGGACCTGGATGAGATCCTGAACCAAGAGCGGCTCCTGATCAACTATATCAAGTGTTTGGAGGGCACAGGTCCCTGTACGCCCGATGGCAGGATGCTGAAGG AAATCCTACCCGATGCCATCATGACCGACTGCACCAAATGTACGGAGAAGCAGCGTTACGGGGCCGAGAAGGTAACCACCCATCTCATTGACAACCGACCAACGGACTGGGAGCGACTGGAGAAGATCTACGATCCGGAGGGAACCTATCGCATCAAGTACCAGAAGATGAAGGCTAGTGCCGCTGAACAAGCTTCAGTTTCATCATAA
- the LOC108078845 gene encoding inner centromere protein A, giving the protein MVSPRKPATSFSSAIPRLSQKNQMAASAKSCESLFSASSRESASLIYQRKQPPQQHRGSMKASSNGSLRQPAMVASAQNHSEIHQRVMSARNLRAKTFQNQLADAQAEIANLAHENRMLRTLHNRQSSALNKYESNNAELPQLLHSHAEELRVWQTKHRNLQAINKDLEQKLKQKEAIILSLSDQNKHYSQLNKDKNLDERQKLQEKLRSLEQRLEDKDNDMKLMARKIQLESKNFRQQLLNEQKKCKEVMLKLEKSKLEISGYRKLEEYTLGTDKVNPLSSGRRTKLSGVGEEPDKIDKLEKSLEMLDKAIEKNSQMEFNALTDVLESDTYFDFEKDEAEDKSAPCTPPTPQPERQTAGGRGGKLTLPPANNKAKMVANQSRSTLSQVLSAQAKSPLTATGKSGNARHRVVAVKTDSIPSSKRRDSGGLIKIPSAEGKPKQASLKSLEYDYEDDYEPAGDEEDNADAYGLMSKMCEQGSEDPEEHSDANDASLLKYASYLDAKSSEGDLLEESQEEDEETDGQNTMRSDEESQDNGIRAPRLKDNMSSLRKQISDDYKERESFLKTFCRQASNSNMRDDPASKKRNSIATGAAASSHMTGSRKHALLAALKTIDDNKSQD; this is encoded by the exons ATGGTATCGCCGCGCAAGCCGGCAACATCCTTTAGCTCGGCAATACCTCGCTTGAGTCAAAAAAATCAGATGGC AGCTTCGGCCAAAAGCTGTGAGAGCCTGTTCTCGGCCAGCTCCCGGGAATCGGCCAGTTTGATCTATCAGCGGAAGCAACCACCCCAGCAGCATCGTGGTAGCATGAAGGCTTCCAGCAACGGTAGTCTCCGGCAGCCAGCGATGGTGGCCTCGGCACAGAATCACAGTGAGATCCATCAGCGTGTCATGTCCGCGAGGAATCTGCGCGCCAAGACTTTCCAGAACCAACTGGCCGATGCCCAGGCGGAGATAGCCAATCTGGCGCATGAGAACCGGATGCTTCGTACGCTCCACAACCGCCAGTCGTCGGCGCTGAACAAATATGAGTCCAACAACGCTGAGCTGCCACAGTTGCTGCACTCGCACGCCGAGGAGCTGCGCGTCTGGCAGACCAAGCACCGCAATCTCCAGGCGATTAACAAGGATCTGGAGCAGAAACTAAAGCAAAAGGAAGCTATTATTTTGTCGCTGAGCGATCAGAACAAGCACTACAGTCAGCTCAACAAGGATAA AAACCTTGACGAGCGCCAGAAGCTGCAGGAGAAGCTACGATCCCTGGAGCAGCGCCTCGAGGACAAGGACAATGACATGAAGCTGATGGCCCGCAAGATCCAGCTGGAGTCCAAGAACTTCCGCCAGCAGCTCCTTAACGAGCAGAAGAAGTGCAAAGAGGTGATGCTGAAGCTGGAGAAGTCCAAGCTCGAGATTAGCGGCTATCGCAAGCTGGAGGAATACACT CTCGGCACTGACAAGGTGAATCCCTTGTCCTCAGGCCGCCGCACCAAGTTAAGCGGCGTAGGCGAGGAGCCGGACAAGATTGACAAGTTGGAGAAATCCTTGGAGATGCTGGACAAGGCGATCGAGAAGAACAGCCAGATGGAGTTCAACGCCTTGACGGATGTCCTGGAGTCGGACACGTACTTCGACTTTGAGAAGGACGAGGCGGAGGACAAGAGTGCGCCGTGCACCCCGCCGACTCCCCAGCCGGAGCGACAGACAGCTGGTGGACGTGGCGGAAAGCTCACCTTGCCGCCGGCCAACAACAAGGCCAAGATGGTCGCGAACCAGAGTCGCTCCACCCTAAGCCAAGTGCTCTCGGCGCAGGCAAAATCGCCACTGACCGCCACTGGAAAGAGTGGCAATGCAAGACACCGCGTGGTTGCTGTCAAGACGGACAGCATTCCGTCCAGCAAGCGTCGAGATTCGGGTGGCCTGATCAAGATACCTTCCGCCGAGGGCAAGCCCAAGCAGGCGTCGCTTAAGTCCTTGGAGTACGACTACGAGGATGACTACGAGCCTGCCGGCGATGAGGAGGACAATGCCGATGCCTACGGGCTGATGTCCAAGATGTGCGAACAGGGATCAGAGGATCCCGAGGAGCACAGTGATGCCAACGATGCCAGCCTGCTGAAATATGCCTCCTATCTGGATGCCAAGAGCAGCGAGGGGGATCTGCTGGAAGAGTCGCAGGAAGAGGACGAGGAGACGGACGGCCAGAACACGATGCGCAGCGATGAAGAG TCCCAGGATAACGGCATTCGGGCTCCACGCCTCAAGGATAACATGTCCAGCCTGCGCAAGCAGATCTCCGATGACTACAAGGAACGCGAGAGCTTCCTGAAGACGTTCTGCCGCCAGGCAAGCAACAGCAATATGCGCGATGATCCGGCGTCCAAGAAGCGGAACAGCATTGCCACCGGAGCGGCGGCCAGCAGCCACATGACCGGCAGCCGCAAGCATGCTCTCTTGGCCGCTTTGAAGACGATCGACGACAACAAGAGCCAGGACTAG
- the LOC108078844 gene encoding ribosome biogenesis protein BMS1 homolog has protein sequence MADDAGQDKRKQHRAPQSGVKADKKKEKAKKDSNQKEPELTARQRNPKAFAINSAQRAERNFRRKEDLTAKKQHIPVVDQTPDEPPPVLIAVVGPPKVGKTTLIKNLIKSFTRTNVTDIKGPITIVTSKKRRITLLECNNDVNSMIDVAKCADLVLLLCDASYGFEMEIFEFLNICQVHGMPKIMGVLTHLDMIKNPKQLRKRKKELKHRFWTEVYDGAKLFYLSGLLHGEYLRNEVKNLGRFISVMKFRPLQWRGAHSYLLVDRVEDVTNTDRVRRDPKCDREVVLYGYVRGVALKQEHMVHIAGLGDARIDELSAIPDPCPLPGTEKKRSLLEKERLLYAPMSGVGGIVYDKDAVYIELQGSHSHKEQEQSAEAAEQAELVSKLIDKKATIDEQMEQQEFRLFSDAKPIKSKDFRNDIEEEEAEEDSSDDEEDEEGEDSGLEAAGSSEEQEEFDADDWRGENSEAEEEAEDSDAASSGDEEYQSLGGVKAANESDSDDEEARVMASNMSWKTNLAQKARDAFLQRHSESKNLMRLVYGVYNQNERSRQEAEGEEDAEDSEEELGGLFRVAAKKQSQQQKDKDIQDKDERCFFEYQGDATRDWLSEENKALIKNCFVTGKWKASEDAENLLKMDDMSDAESEVYGDFEDLETGEQHSGKPKAEGEGETDEEGAKPGESAGATKRKMTRVEEENLTKAELMAKKLKLKAKFDAEYDNSGEGKGEEDNGRITGDHSFYEDLKAEAQRQSELNKSEFAHLDNEFRIQIEGYRPGLYVRLGFKQLPAEFVENFDASYPVLVGALNMTEENVGYVNCKVKKHRWYKKILKTGDPLIVSMGWRRFQTVAIFAKVEDNFRQRYLKYTPNHVTCSMTFWGPITPQNTGFLALQTVRQDQEEMQRLGFRIAATGCVTELDKSSQIMKKLKLVGHPFKIYKKTAFIKDMFNSSLEVAKFEGAKIKTVSGIRGQIKKSHHTPEGSYRATFEDKILLSDIVFCRTWFRVEVPRFYAPITSLLLPPEQKSQWQGMKTLGQLKRERALQNAAQPDSMYTEIVRKEKIFRPLTIPKALQRALPYKDKPKLGPENPKQALERVAVINSPYEQKVAKMMKMIATNYRQKRNRERLETKKRIKNYREQKSEKMASKERRQKELRKKVSRAISKMRGKQSA, from the exons ATGGCCGACGATGCCGGCCAGGACAAGCGCAAGCAGCACCGCGCCCCCCAGTCCGGCGTGAAGGCGGACAAGAAGAAGGAGAAGGCCAAGAAGGACTCTAACCAAAAGGAACCGGAGCTAACCGCGCGCCAACGGAATCCCAAGGCATTTGCCATTAATTCGGCACAGCGGGCGGAAAGGAACTTTCGGCGCAAGGAGGATCTTACGGCCAAGAAACAGCACATTCCGGTGGTAGATCAGACTCCAGATGAACCGCCACCGGTGCTCATTGCCGTGGTGGGCCCGCCCAAGGTGGGCAAGACCACGCTGATCAAGAACCTCATCAAGAGCTTCACCCGAACGAATGTGACGGATATCAAGGGTCCCATCACCATAGTGACCTCGAAGAAGCGCCGGATCACGCTGCTGGAGTGCAACAACGACGTAAACTCTATGATCGATGTGGCCAAGTGCGCGGATCTGGTTTTGCTGCTCTGCGACGCAAGCTATGGCTTCGAGATGGAAATATTCGAGTTCCTCAACATCTGCCAGGTGCACGGCATGCCCAAAATCATGGGTGTGCTCACCCACCTGGACATGATCAAGAACCCCAAGCAGCTGCGAAAGCGCAAGAAGGAGTTGAAGCATCGCTTTTGGACGGAAGTCTACGATGGCGCCAAGCTCTTCTACCTTTCCGGCCTGCTCCACGGCGAGTATTTGCGCAATGAGGTCAAGAATCTGGGACGATTCATCTCCGTTATGAAGTTCCGGCCGCTGCAGTGGCGCGGTGCTCATAGCTATCTCCTCGTGGACCGGGTGGAGGATGTCACGAACACAGATCGTGTGCGCCGCGATCCGAAATGCGATCGCGAAGTAGTCCTGTACGGCTATGTGCGCGGTGTGGCCCTCAAGCAGGAGCATATGGTGCATATTGCCGGCTTGGGCGATGCCCGCATCGATGAGTTGAGCGCCATTCCCGATCCCTGTCCACTGCCAGGCACGGAAAAGAAGCGCAGTCTGCTGGAGAAGGAGCGCTTGCTGTATGCTCCCATGTCCGGAGTCGGTGGCATTGTCTACGATAAGGATGCTGTGTACATTGAGCTGCAGGGCTCGCACTCGcacaaggagcaggagcagagcgCGGAGGCTGCGGAGCAGGCAGAACTTGTCAGCAAGCTGATTGACAAGAAGGCCACCATTGACGAGCAGATGGAACAGCAGGAATTCCGTCTCTTCTCCGATGCCAAGCCCATCAAGTCGAAGGATTTCCGCAACGACATTGAGGaagaggaggcggaggaggataGCAGCGACGATGAAGAGGATGAAGAGGGCGAGGACTCCGGTTTGGAAGCTGCTGGCAGTTCGGAGGAGCAGGAAGAGTTCGATGCGGACGATTGGCGCGGCGAAAACAgcgaggcggaggaggaggctgaGGACTCTGATGCCGCTTCCTCTGGCGACGAGGAGTACCAAAGTCTAGGAGGCGTCAAAGCCGCCAACGAATCTGACTCGGACGATGAGGAGGCCCGTGTTATGGCCAGCAATATGAGCTGGAAAACGAACCTGGCCCAAAAAGCACGAGATGCCTTCCTGCAGCGTCACTCGGAGTCCAAGAACCTGATGCGCCTCGTCTACGGCGTCTACAATCAGAATGAACGCAGCCGACAGGAGGCGGAAGGCGAAGAAGACGCTGAAGACTCTGAGGAAGAGTTGGGTGGACTCTTCCGGGTGGCAGCTAAGAAGCAAAGTCAGCAGCAGAAGGACAAGGACATTCAGGATAAAGATGAGCGCTGCTTCTTCGAGTACCAGGGTG ATGCCACCCGTGATTGGCTGTCCGAGGAGAACAAGGCCCTGATCAAGAACTGCTTCGTGACCGGCAAGTGGAAGGCCAGCGAGGATGCCGAGAATCTGCTCAAGATGGACGACATGAGTGATGCCGAGAGTGAGGTTTACGGTGACTTTGAGGACCTCGAGACGGGCGAGCAGCACAGCGGCAAACCCAAGGCAGAGGGCGAAGGAGAAACCGATGAAGAGGGTGCGAAGCCAGGGGAATCTGCAGGAGCTACCAAGCGCAAAATGACTCGCGTGGAAGAGGAGAACCTCACCAAGGCCGAACTAATGGCAAAGAAGCTCAAGCTGAAGGCCAAATTCGATGCGGAATACGATAACAGTGGCGAGGGCAAGGGAGAAGAGGACAATGGCCGCATCACCGGGGACCATTCCTTCTACGAGGACCTCAAGGCAGAGGCTCAGCGACAGAGTGAGCTGAACAAGAGTGAGTTTGCCCATCTGGACAACGAGTTTCGCATCCAGATCGAGGGCTACCGGCCGGGGCTTTATGTTCGCCTGGGATTCAAGCAGCTGCCCGCCGAGTTTGTGGAGAATTTCGATGCCAGCTATCCCGTGCTGGTCGGTGCCTTAAACATGACCGAGGAGAATGTGGGCTACGTCAACTGTAAGGTGAAGAAGCATCGCTGGTACAAGAAGATCCTCAAAACTGGCGATCCCCTCATAGTTTCGATGGGCTGGCGCCGCTTCCAAACGGTGGCGATTTTCGCCAAAGTGGAGGACAACTTCCGGCAGCGCTACCTCAAGTACACGCCCAACCACGTTACCTGCAGCATGACCTTCTGGGGTCCGATCACTCCACAGAATACGGGCTTCCTAGCTCTGCAGACGGTGCGCCAGGATCAGGAGGAGATGCAAAGGCTGGGCTTCCGGATAGCGGCCACGGGCTGCGTCACCGAGCTTGACAAATCCTCGCAGATCATGAAGAAGCTTAAGCTGGTTGGGCACCCCTTCAAGATCTACAAGAAGACCGCCTTCATCAAGGACATGTTCAACTCGTCGCTGGAAGTGGCCAAGTTCGAGGGCGCCAAGATAAAGACGGTGTCCGGCATCCGCGGCCAAATCAAGAAGTCCCACCACACGCCCGAAGGCTCCTATCGCGCCACCTTCGAGGACAAAATCTTGCTCAGCGACATTGTCTTCTGCCGCACCTGGTTCCGTGTGGAAGTTCCCAGATTCTATGCACCCATAACGTCGCTCCTCCTGCCGCCCGAGCAGAAGAGCCAGTGGCAGGGCATGAAGACGCTGGGCCAGCTGAAGCGAGAGCGGGCCCTGCAGAATGCCGCCCAGCCCGACAGCATGTACACGGAGATTGTGCGCAAGGAGAAGATCTTCCGGCCGCTGACCATACCCAAAGCCCTGCAGCGGGCACTGCCCTACAAGGACAAGCCCAAGCTGGGGCCCGAGAATCCCAAGCAGGCGCTGGAACGCGTGGCCGTGATCAACTCGCCGTACGAACAGAAGGTGGCCaagatgatgaagatgatAGCGACGAACTACAGGCAGAAGCGCAATCGCGAACGCCTGGAGACGAAGAAGCGCATCAAGAACTATCGGGAGCAGAAGAGCGAGAAGATGGCATCCAAGGAGCGGCGCCAGAAGGAGCTGCGCAAGAAGGTGTCGCGGGCCATAAGCAAGATGCGAGGGAAGCAGTCTGCCTAG
- the LOC108078922 gene encoding coiled-coil domain-containing protein 6 — protein sequence MESPCESESSLDGGTMLPPSPVSREQLQKRIESLTQQNKVLKAELDTFKTKCKVVQEENRCLKQASVIIQAKAEQEEEYISNTLLKKIQALKKEKETLAHHYEREEECLTNDLSRKLDQLRQEKCKLEQTLEQEQECLVNKLMRKIEKLQAETDNKQTNLEQLRREMVELENTLEQEQEALVNKLWKRMDKLETEKRSLQIKLDQPVSDPTTPRDITNNAHANGGDTATSLSAHIQNLRSEVLRLRANLAAAQKETTIKMQQYALEEKSIREENARLQRKLKQEVERREALCRHLSESESSLEMDEERFYNESLMAGGSSAAAAAAAAAAASAASAQRQRTISSPVSHSPSSSRPLSPGTAGQNRCYACGQLMNRRASERFIKPALPTPMLGLNTSAPNVLTTTNPLLGIIGPASSSSSASVSAGNAAGGFLSNLGGGSERLSLGSMPSAGGGSATFLAGGGGMLGQLTGTSSGSSSSSNLMNNMISLNNSSSGGNLVSSSSNSSLSAFTPTNPPSSAATAFIQPASPMDTSTCKD from the exons ATGGAGAGTCCTTGTGAGTCGGAGAGCTCCCTGGATGGCGGAACCATGCTGCCACCTAGCCCAGTGTCTCGGGAGCAGCTCCAAAAGCGGATCGAGTCGCTCACCCAGCAAAACAA AGTGCTGAAAGCCGAACTGGACACCTTCAAGACCAAGTGCAAGGTGGTGCAGGAGGAGAATCGCTGCCTCAAACAGGCCTCGGTCATAATT CAAGCCAAAgccgagcaggaggaggagtacaTCTCGAACACTCTGCTTAAGAAGATTCAGGCCTtgaagaaggagaaggagacaCTGGCGCATCACTacgaacgcgaggaggagtgCCTGACCAATGATCTGTCCCGTAAGCTGGACCAGCTACGGCAGGAGAAATGCAAGCTAGAGCAGACCCTCGAGCAGGAGCAAGAGTGCCTCGTGAACAAGCTGATGCGCAAGATCGAGAAGCTGCAGGCAGAGACGGACAACAAGCAGACCAACCTCGAGCAGCTGCGTCGCGAAATGGTCGAGCTGGAGAACAcactggagcaggagcaggaggcaCTGGTGAACAAGCTGTGGAAGCGCATGGACAAGCTGGAGACCGAGAAGCGGTCACTGCAGATCAAGCTAGATCAGCCCGTCTCTGATCCGACCACTCCGCGCGACATCACGAACAATGCCCACGCCAATGGCGGCGACACTGCCACCAGCCTAAGCGCTCACATCCAGAACCTGCGCTCTGAAGTGCTGCGTCTGCGCGCCAATCTCGCTGCCGCCCAGAAGGAGACCACCATCAAGATGCAGCAGTATGCACTGGAGGAGAAGTCCATTCGTGAGGAGAATGCCCGTCTGCAGCGAAAACTCAAGCAGGAGGTGGAGCGCCGCGAAGCCCTCTGCCGACACCTCTCAGAATCTGAGTCCTCGTTGGAGATGGACGAGGAGCGCTTCTACAACGAAAGTCTCATGGCTGGCGGCTCGTCggctgcagcggcggcagctgcagcagccgctgcCTCGGCGGCCAGTGCCCAGAGGCAGCGCACCATTAGCAGTCCCGTCTCCCACAGCCCCTCGAGCAGCCGTCCCCTTAGCCCGGGCACGGCGGGCCAAAACCGCTGCTATGCCTGTGGCCAGTTAATG AATCGTCGCGCCAGCGAGCGCTTCATTAAGCCAGCACTGCCAACGCCCATGCTGGGCTTAAACACTTCCGCACCCAACGTGCTGACCACCACGAATCCACTGTTGGGCATCATCGGTCCcgccagctcctcctcgtcggcGTCCGTATCAGCTGGGAACGCCGCAGGCGGCTTCCTCTCAAATCTGGGCGGCGGCAGTGAGCGCTTAAGCCTGGGATCGATGCCATCTGCGGGCGGCGGCAGTGCCACTTTCCTGGCTGGCGGCGGCGGTATGCTGGGCCAGCTGACGGGCACGTCCAGTGGTTCTTCGTCGTCGTCAAACCTGATGAACAACATGATCAGCCTGAACAACTCGTCCAGCGGCGGCAATttggtcagcagcagcagcaactcctcACTGTCGGCGTTCACGCCCACCAATCCGCCCAGCTCGGCGGCCACGGCCTTTATCCAGCCGGCCAGTCCCATGGACACGTCCACCTGCAAGGATTAG